The Amycolatopsis umgeniensis DNA segment TGCGGCCGACGAGAGGGCCGCCACGCTCATTCCCTGACCGTAGATCGGATTCGCCGCGCAGACGGCGTCGCCGAGCGCGATGACCCCCGCCGGCATCTCGCGCGTCCGGTCGTAATGGCGCCGCGTGTTACCGCGGACGCGAAAGGTGCGGACGGGACCGATCGGTGTCGACCTGCGGAGCGCCTCGGCCACCACCGGCGCGGTCCGCCGATCGGCGAAGTCGCGCAGTTCCGATAGTTCCGTGGGCACCGGCGCGCTCCGGCCGATCGAGCCGAACGAGATGTGCAGCCCGCCGTGCTCGACGCGAAGCACCACACCGCCGACAGGCGAACGGGATTCCGTTCCGCCACCGAGGATGATCAGCCATTCGGGATCGAAGGACGGATCGGGTTCGGTGACCACGCTGACGTATCGGACGTCGGAATGGACGATCGAGACCGGCGGAGGTCCGTAGCCGATCCGTTCCAGCCACTCCGGCAGCCGGGAGCCGCGGCCGGAGGCGTCGACGACCAGGTCGGCGCCCAGGTCTTCGCCGCGGGTCCGGACCCCGGTGACCCGGCGGCGGGTCCGATCGGTCAGCAGCCCCTCGGCGAGTGTCCGCTCTCGGATCACGACGTTCGGCAAAGCCCGCACCCGCGTCCGGATCGCGTGCTCGAGCAGGATCCGGCTGGCACCGAAACCGCCGCTCCACCAGGCGGGGATCCGGATGGTCGTCCCACCGCGGACCAGGAAGATCGATCGATCCCCCATCGCGGGATCGCCGGATCCCGGGGTGAGCGCGCCGGCCTCGTCCAACTCCGCGGACAGGCCGGGGAACAGGCTGACCAGCACCCGGCGACCGGACCCCAGCAGGCCGTGCGCGTGCCACGACTGGGGAACGAAGCGTCGGTGCGCCGGCCGGTCCGGGAGCTCGTCGCGCTCCACCACGACCACTTCGTCGTAGTGGTCGGACAGGACCCGAGCGGTCACGAGACCGGCGATGCCCGCACCGAGTACCACTGCTCGACCCTGACCAACGTATGACATCATTCATATATAACTTGTAGAGTATGGCCCGTCAACCGCGGACGCGTGCCAGCGCCGCACGCGCGACGAAGACCAGCAGGACCGCACCGGGGAGAATGGCGACCAGCGACAAGAGGAACGTCTTGAACCGCTGGCCGCCGACCGATTCGGTGGACTCCCCGCGAGCAACCCCGTTCACCACGGCGACGCAAGTGTTCTGCGCCGGATCGCAGATGTCCGCGTCGATGTTGAAGGAGATCCCGAACCAGATCAGCGCCACCCCGGCCGCGGCCCCGAGGATCATTCCGAGCACGGCGAAAGTACTCGCGACGCCGGTTTTTCGGCCGATCGAGCCGAGTGCGGCGGCCGCGCGGGTCCTGACCAGTCCGCCGATGACCATGGCGACGGCCACCGTGCCGGGGATCGCCAGAATGGTCCACAGCCAGTCTCCGATCGAGGCGGAAACGGCCACCGCCGCCGGTGTCACCAGAACGGCGCCCAGCAGAAAGCCGATCGCCACATCGTCTTTCCACGTCGAACGCTTCTTCGGTACCTGCTCGTCCCCTGTCATGCGGACAGCCTTGGGGGCTCATCGTTCGGGCACGACCTGAATTGTCCCCGCAGGGCCCGCTGATAGCCTTGACCCGACGTTGCGTGATCGTCTGATTACCAGTGGGGTTTGCCGTGGGCCAGGACAGCAAGGATGTCGACCTTCCTTCGAACAGGATCGACACGACCGTGCCCAGCGTGGCGCG contains these protein-coding regions:
- a CDS encoding NAD(P)/FAD-dependent oxidoreductase is translated as MTARVLSDHYDEVVVVERDELPDRPAHRRFVPQSWHAHGLLGSGRRVLVSLFPGLSAELDEAGALTPGSGDPAMGDRSIFLVRGGTTIRIPAWWSGGFGASRILLEHAIRTRVRALPNVVIRERTLAEGLLTDRTRRRVTGVRTRGEDLGADLVVDASGRGSRLPEWLERIGYGPPPVSIVHSDVRYVSVVTEPDPSFDPEWLIILGGGTESRSPVGGVVLRVEHGGLHISFGSIGRSAPVPTELSELRDFADRRTAPVVAEALRRSTPIGPVRTFRVRGNTRRHYDRTREMPAGVIALGDAVCAANPIYGQGMSVAALSSAALGRVLTAEGGAPRPGFERRAARAMAATSAEAWRLAVGEDLRHGCLTEGVRSPWTARFGEGYRTRLERAAALDPEVAAAFNEVLNLHRPVSSLGSPRIARRVLRPLRDRDPGTLSATVAAVLGVA